A single window of Labeo rohita strain BAU-BD-2019 chromosome 4, IGBB_LRoh.1.0, whole genome shotgun sequence DNA harbors:
- the wnt7ba gene encoding protein Wnt-7b encodes MRSISSCGALLSIYYPQIFLILTSGSYLALSSVVALGANIICNKIPGLAPRQRAICQSRPDAIIVIGEGAQLGINECQYQFRYGRWNCSALGERTVFGQELRVGSKEAAFTYAITAAGVAHAVTAACSQGNLSHCGCDREKQGYHDQEEGWKWGGCSADVKYGVEFSRRFVDAREIKKNARRLMNLHNNEAGRKVLEERMKLECKCHGVSGSCTTKTCWTTLPKFREIGYVLKERYSTAVEVEAVRATRFRQPSFLRLKQSRGYIKPTDTDLVYLERSPNYCEEDAATGSAGTRGRLCNHTSPHTDGCNLMCCGRGHNTHQYTRVWQCNCKFQWCCFVKCNTCSEKTEVFTCK; translated from the exons ATGCGCAGCATCTCATCCTGCGGTGCACTGCTGTCAATCTACTACCCACAGATCTTCCTCATCCTCACCAGCGGCAGCTACCT GgctttgtcttcagtcgtggCTTTGGGCGCGAACATCATCTGCAACAAGATCCCCGGCTTGGCCCCCCGACAGCGCGCCATCTGCCAGAGCCGCCCAGATGCCATCATCGTCATTGGGGAGGGCGCTCAGCTGGGCATCAATGAGTGCCAGTATCAGTTTCGCTACGGCCGGTGGAACTGCTCTGCCCTTGGCGAGAGGACCGTCTTTGGGCAAGAGCTGAGAGTAG GTAGCAAGGAGGCTGCATTTACCTACGCCATCACGGCAGCAGGCGTTGCCCACGCTGTGACAGCAGCCTGCAGTCAGGGCAATCTCAGCCACTGCGGCTGCGACAGAGAAAAGCAGGGCTATCACGACCAGGAGGAGGGCTGGAAATGGGGCGGCTGCTCGGCAGACGTCAAATACGGAGTGGAGTTCTCCAGACGCTTCGTGGACGCCcgagagattaaaaaaaacgcACGGAGACTAATGAACCTGCACAATAACGAAGCGGGAAGAAAG GTTCTCGAAGAAAGGATGAAGCTGGAATGTAAATGTCATGGCGTCTCCGGCTCATGTACCACAAAAACCTGTTGGACGACTCTACCGAAATTCCGAGAGATCGGCTACGTCCTTAAGGAGCGTTACTCCACTGCGGTCGAGGTGGAGGCCGTGAGAGCCACGCGTTTTCGCCAACCCTCTTTCCTCCGTCTCAAGCAGTCCCGTGGGTACATAAAGCCCACCGACACAGACTTGGTTTACTTGGAGCGCTCGCCTAACTATTGCGAGGAGGATGCTGCGACGGGGAGCGCGGGAACGAGAGGGCGGCTGTGTAACCACACGTCCCCTCACACGGACGGCTGCAATCTGATGTGCTGCGGCCGGGGCCACAACACCCATCAATATACACGCGTATGGCAGTGCAACTGCAAGTTCCAGTGGTGCTGCTTTGTTAAATGCAACACCTGCAGTGAAAAGACAGAGGTGTTTACCTGTAAATGA